A window from Kovacikia minuta CCNUW1 encodes these proteins:
- a CDS encoding DUF1815 family protein, with amino-acid sequence MFLRLAEQHRQFVQDLVMNLQALAIVLERQGYLASCYTCGGQMNSASFMVSLGDNHLIRFLVSDYGITWTEMRDDRELMKLEGAEAISQLQDLANLVKHQIKPAQQRPAIALESFR; translated from the coding sequence GTGTTCCTAAGACTTGCAGAGCAACATCGTCAATTTGTGCAAGATCTCGTCATGAATCTTCAGGCGCTTGCCATCGTTCTAGAGCGTCAGGGGTACCTTGCATCTTGCTACACCTGTGGTGGGCAGATGAATAGTGCATCCTTCATGGTGAGTTTGGGTGACAACCACCTGATCCGTTTCCTGGTTTCTGATTACGGGATCACCTGGACTGAAATGCGGGACGATCGTGAACTGATGAAACTGGAAGGAGCCGAAGCCATCAGCCAGCTTCAGGATTTAGCCAATCTGGTCAAACATCAAATTAAGCCTGCTCAACAGCGTCCAGCAATCGCTCTAGAAAGTTTCCGTTAA
- a CDS encoding DUF2839 domain-containing protein, whose translation MGESKRRKDALGEKYGQEARIFPWFPITKTQGEQFVKLTTRGAWVGIGFLVVYWIVIRFVGPAFGWWQVN comes from the coding sequence ATGGGCGAATCAAAGCGGCGAAAGGATGCACTCGGAGAAAAATATGGGCAAGAAGCCAGAATCTTTCCCTGGTTTCCTATCACCAAAACTCAAGGCGAGCAATTTGTTAAATTAACAACCAGAGGAGCCTGGGTGGGGATCGGGTTTCTGGTTGTGTATTGGATTGTGATTCGCTTCGTCGGACCTGCCTTTGGATGGTGGCAAGTAAACTAG
- a CDS encoding ATP-dependent DNA helicase → MIEVEVHQQLRAFLREQGKPYWSHHLTMARLVARALRLGRSALIQTDALSWYQGRYRLSYLVSILMWQGPVVLVATEAVQQRLLMVEIPQLRQWIQTPKPICTGDRFPNPEFQGLLLTTPDSWLSDRLGQQGRFPDNIPTILDGVDDLEIWTHRQLTAQIQSCDWDELMLACPTHTEAIRDARVQLTKTIFQRPPNPYECCLLEPYEHSILNTLFHDLHTSIPHPPSSYLPSAWKNFWQSLQSKNQLLWAEIVRRQGQFSLNCGPVEVASALNPIWSRQPVVLIGGALDLDTEALVYRQRMGLDDLTCLKFSSDRQDELIQLYLPDRLPMPNTPEFQQALIQEMHTLLRVSSSAQGLTVLLVGDVPLKAQVGSVLASEFGSRVQVERTCLDENGVLVTGWEYWRQHQSVLPAPQLLAIATLPIPSLENPLVAGRVAYYKHQRQDWFRLYLLPEALSELQRAIAPIRENQGIVALLDSRVIHRNYGHQVLAALNPLARLNYLDASLFSQPDYLL, encoded by the coding sequence GTGATTGAGGTAGAGGTTCATCAGCAACTCCGTGCCTTTCTGCGAGAGCAGGGCAAACCCTACTGGTCCCATCATCTGACGATGGCACGTCTGGTGGCACGGGCGTTGCGGTTGGGACGGAGCGCTCTGATTCAAACAGATGCCCTCTCCTGGTATCAGGGGCGCTATCGGCTCAGCTACCTGGTTTCTATCCTGATGTGGCAGGGACCAGTCGTTTTAGTCGCTACAGAAGCAGTACAGCAACGGCTGCTGATGGTCGAAATCCCTCAGTTGCGCCAGTGGATTCAAACTCCCAAACCGATCTGTACTGGAGATCGCTTCCCTAACCCTGAATTTCAAGGATTACTGCTTACTACACCCGACTCCTGGCTTAGCGATCGACTCGGTCAGCAGGGGCGCTTTCCTGACAATATCCCCACGATTCTTGATGGGGTTGATGATCTTGAAATCTGGACCCATCGCCAGCTTACAGCCCAAATTCAATCCTGTGACTGGGATGAATTAATGCTGGCTTGCCCCACTCATACGGAAGCCATCCGAGACGCCCGCGTCCAGCTGACCAAAACGATCTTCCAGCGTCCTCCTAACCCCTACGAATGTTGCCTGCTCGAACCCTACGAACACAGCATCCTCAACACCCTTTTTCACGATCTCCATACTTCCATCCCCCATCCTCCCTCCTCCTACCTGCCCTCCGCCTGGAAAAATTTCTGGCAATCTCTCCAATCCAAAAATCAATTGCTTTGGGCTGAAATTGTCCGCCGTCAGGGGCAGTTCTCGCTTAACTGCGGTCCTGTTGAAGTTGCCTCTGCTTTAAATCCTATTTGGTCGCGCCAACCTGTGGTTTTGATTGGTGGTGCATTGGATCTGGACACAGAGGCCTTAGTGTACCGCCAGCGCATGGGTCTAGACGATCTCACCTGTCTTAAGTTTTCCTCCGATCGCCAGGATGAGTTAATTCAACTCTATCTGCCCGATCGGCTCCCCATGCCCAACACCCCAGAGTTCCAACAGGCACTCATTCAAGAAATGCACACTCTGCTTCGGGTCAGTTCCAGCGCCCAGGGATTGACCGTACTCCTGGTTGGAGATGTTCCATTGAAAGCCCAGGTGGGGTCTGTTCTAGCCTCTGAATTTGGTTCGCGGGTACAGGTCGAACGAACCTGTTTAGATGAAAATGGCGTGCTTGTCACAGGATGGGAGTACTGGCGACAACATCAAAGTGTTTTGCCCGCGCCCCAGTTGTTGGCAATCGCCACCCTGCCCATTCCCTCCCTAGAAAATCCCCTGGTTGCAGGCAGGGTTGCCTACTACAAACACCAGCGACAAGACTGGTTTCGGCTTTATCTATTGCCAGAAGCTTTAAGTGAACTTCAGCGAGCGATCGCCCCCATTCGCGAAAATCAAGGGATCGTTGCCCTTCTAGATAGTCGGGTTATTCATCGTAACTATGGGCATCAAGTTCTAGCCGCACTCAATCCGCTAGCACGACTTAATTATCTAGATGCCAGCCTATTCTCCCAGCCGGATTATTTACTTTAG
- a CDS encoding pentapeptide repeat-containing protein: MKAEELLKKYAAGDRNFPGVNLSEANLTGASLSNVNLTGANLSVANLSGANLNSANLTKAKLNVAKLSGANLSKSNLSEAILNVANLTLADLSGAELSQASFVRAELSRADLSGANLSQTNFSGADLKDAKLRATNLSNANLSRADLKWANLTAANLTGTNLHGADLSSTDFSGADLSNTELRQANLSRANLKGANLSQANLRWADLSGADLSGADLSGAKLSGANLTGANLSNSTLLETTLVHVDLTRANLIGVDWAGADLSGATLTGAKLHAAPRFGIKTEGIHCDWVDISPNGDQSNICRLTPEDYKTFFHETPPAVRLVVDAPLNQDAHYALALAFRQIVQHYRISFSPPNLQSSRRRTTLTFELESNDQLFLMSCVVVLPFQDGVEIQKRAIALIQMIQSEAIANHLQHFEPFQQLNATLSQISKRAQEFKLSQASLDILGKLKFFQSPTKTTLINSSNQTLNLYKHPLFGKKLTENLDPISSPVVLLHNQPEVSLSPGTVINFIQGFQ; the protein is encoded by the coding sequence ATGAAAGCTGAGGAACTTCTGAAAAAATATGCGGCGGGCGATCGCAACTTTCCCGGCGTTAACTTAAGCGAAGCAAACCTGACAGGTGCAAGTCTAAGCAATGTTAACTTGACGGGTGCAAACTTGAGTGTCGCGAATCTGAGCGGAGCGAATCTGAACTCAGCCAACCTGACCAAAGCCAAACTCAATGTTGCCAAACTCAGCGGTGCAAACCTGAGCAAATCCAATCTGAGCGAAGCTATTCTGAATGTTGCAAATCTTACCCTTGCCGATCTAAGTGGAGCCGAACTCAGCCAGGCATCTTTTGTCAGGGCAGAACTGAGCCGGGCAGATCTAAGCGGCGCAAACCTCAGCCAAACGAATTTCAGTGGTGCAGATCTTAAAGATGCCAAACTGAGAGCCACCAACCTGTCCAATGCCAATCTCAGTCGGGCTGATCTTAAATGGGCAAACTTGACCGCCGCAAATTTAACGGGAACGAATCTGCATGGGGCAGATCTGAGCAGTACGGATTTTAGTGGGGCAGACCTGAGCAACACCGAACTGAGGCAGGCAAATCTCAGCCGTGCCAACCTGAAGGGAGCTAACCTGAGTCAGGCAAACTTGCGTTGGGCTGACCTGAGTGGCGCTGACCTGAGTGGGGCAGACCTGAGTGGCGCAAAACTCAGTGGCGCAAACCTGACCGGGGCAAATCTCAGCAATTCAACACTATTAGAAACAACCCTGGTGCATGTAGACCTGACCCGCGCGAATCTGATTGGGGTTGATTGGGCAGGAGCCGACCTGAGTGGAGCCACGCTGACAGGCGCGAAACTGCACGCAGCTCCCCGATTTGGCATTAAAACGGAGGGTATCCACTGCGACTGGGTGGATATCAGCCCCAATGGGGACCAGAGCAATATCTGCCGTTTGACCCCAGAAGATTACAAGACTTTTTTCCATGAAACACCGCCTGCGGTTCGCCTGGTGGTCGATGCCCCGTTAAATCAAGATGCTCATTATGCGCTGGCACTGGCCTTCCGCCAGATCGTCCAACACTACCGAATTTCGTTTAGCCCGCCCAATCTTCAAAGCAGCCGCCGCAGAACCACCCTCACCTTCGAGTTGGAGAGCAATGACCAACTGTTTCTCATGTCCTGTGTCGTCGTGCTGCCGTTTCAAGATGGGGTAGAAATTCAGAAGCGGGCGATCGCCCTGATTCAGATGATCCAATCCGAGGCGATCGCAAACCACCTCCAGCACTTTGAACCCTTCCAGCAATTAAATGCAACCCTCAGCCAGATATCAAAAAGGGCACAGGAATTCAAACTTTCCCAGGCATCGTTAGACATCCTTGGAAAATTAAAATTCTTTCAATCACCCACTAAAACCACATTGATCAATTCAAGTAATCAGACCCTAAATCTTTATAAGCATCCCTTATTTGGCAAAAAACTGACCGAAAATCTAGACCCCATCAGTTCTCCCGTCGTTTTGTTGCATAACCAACCCGAAGTCTCTCTCTCCCCAGGCACCGTCATCAATTTTATTCAAGGATTCCAGTAG
- a CDS encoding prephenate/arogenate dehydrogenase, translating into MEVRRMKIGIIGLGLIGGSLGLDLRSLGHQVFGVSRKAETCERAMERGAVDDAHTHFGLMQETDVVFVCTPLAVMKSTVTELVPHLFEETVVTDVGSVKGWVVEEIAPLWPNFVGGHPMAGTAESGIEASQRDLFKEAAYVLTPTEQTPLSAVQRVEEIIRPLGTRIYHCQPAEHDRAVAWISHLPVITSASLIAACLHETDPAVFELATALASSGFRDTSRVGGGNPELGVMMARYNKAALVRSLHSYQNVLAQLVEQIEQEDWASLETVLQQTQASRPEFLK; encoded by the coding sequence ATGGAGGTGCGCCGGATGAAGATTGGCATTATTGGTTTGGGCTTAATCGGTGGATCGTTGGGATTGGATTTGCGATCGCTGGGGCACCAGGTATTCGGTGTCAGCCGGAAAGCAGAAACCTGTGAGCGGGCAATGGAGCGGGGGGCAGTGGATGATGCCCATACCCATTTTGGTTTAATGCAAGAAACTGACGTGGTTTTTGTGTGTACCCCGCTGGCTGTGATGAAATCGACGGTTACAGAACTGGTTCCCCACCTTTTTGAGGAAACGGTGGTAACAGATGTGGGGTCAGTGAAAGGGTGGGTAGTGGAGGAGATCGCGCCCCTGTGGCCAAATTTTGTCGGGGGGCATCCGATGGCGGGAACGGCTGAGAGTGGAATTGAAGCATCCCAACGAGATCTCTTTAAAGAGGCTGCTTATGTGCTAACGCCAACGGAACAAACGCCACTCAGTGCTGTTCAGCGAGTTGAAGAAATCATTCGTCCCCTGGGCACCCGAATTTATCATTGCCAACCAGCGGAACACGATCGGGCAGTTGCCTGGATTTCCCATCTGCCTGTGATAACCAGTGCCAGTTTAATTGCAGCCTGTTTGCATGAAACCGATCCGGCTGTTTTTGAGCTGGCAACAGCTCTTGCCAGTTCTGGTTTCCGAGATACCAGTCGAGTAGGAGGGGGAAATCCAGAGTTGGGCGTGATGATGGCGCGATATAACAAAGCCGCTCTGGTGCGATCGCTTCACAGCTATCAGAATGTTCTGGCTCAATTGGTTGAACAAATTGAACAGGAAGATTGGGCAAGTTTGGAAACAGTTCTGCAACAGACTCAGGCATCCAGACCAGAGTTTTTGAAATGA
- a CDS encoding CmpA/NrtA family ABC transporter substrate-binding protein gives MAQFSTPYSRRKFLLTTGAVAASSVLLKGCLGNPPEETTTTSSNSTSPATVNSGTGETPEVTKIKLGFIPIVEAAPIIIAKEKGFFTKYGMTEVEVSKQANWASARDNVVIGSANGGIDGGQWQMPMPHMITEGIITNGTKVPMYVLAQLITQGNGIAISGKNAGKGVNLKIADPDYIKAFEKTEGRKFKAAHTFPNANQDFWIRYWFAASGIDPDKDIDLLAIPSAETVQGMKTGTTDAFSTGDPWPYRIIADKIGYMSALTHQMWKFHPEEYLAIRADWVDKNPKATKAVLKGIMEAQQWCDDPANRKELIQICSGRNYFNVPVNILTPPYEGKYSLGDGQPDVNDFKAGPLYWKDDIGSVSYPYKSHDLWFLTETIRWNFHKGAIKDIDTARKLVDKVNREDLWREAAKEAGFAAADIPTATSRGVEKFFDGVTFDPEKPEAYLSSLKIKRV, from the coding sequence ATGGCTCAATTTTCGACTCCGTATTCTCGGCGCAAGTTTTTACTTACTACAGGTGCTGTTGCTGCCAGTTCTGTATTGCTCAAAGGATGTTTAGGAAATCCCCCTGAAGAAACTACGACAACTTCCAGCAATTCAACCAGTCCAGCAACTGTTAATTCTGGCACTGGTGAAACACCTGAAGTCACGAAGATCAAACTCGGTTTTATTCCGATCGTGGAAGCCGCTCCCATCATTATTGCTAAAGAAAAAGGGTTCTTCACGAAATATGGCATGACCGAAGTTGAGGTTTCCAAGCAAGCAAACTGGGCTTCTGCAAGGGATAACGTCGTTATTGGTTCTGCTAACGGTGGCATTGATGGTGGGCAATGGCAAATGCCCATGCCCCACATGATTACGGAAGGCATCATTACGAATGGCACGAAAGTGCCGATGTATGTCCTGGCGCAACTCATTACGCAAGGAAATGGTATTGCCATTTCGGGTAAAAATGCTGGCAAAGGGGTGAACCTGAAGATTGCTGATCCAGATTACATTAAGGCATTTGAGAAAACGGAAGGGCGTAAATTCAAGGCAGCCCACACTTTTCCCAACGCCAATCAGGATTTCTGGATTCGTTACTGGTTTGCTGCCAGTGGTATCGACCCAGACAAAGATATTGACTTGCTAGCGATTCCCTCAGCAGAAACAGTACAGGGGATGAAAACGGGGACAACGGATGCGTTTAGTACTGGTGACCCCTGGCCCTACCGGATCATTGCCGACAAAATCGGATACATGTCAGCGTTAACGCACCAGATGTGGAAGTTCCACCCAGAAGAGTATCTGGCCATTCGAGCCGATTGGGTAGACAAAAACCCTAAAGCAACAAAGGCAGTGCTGAAAGGCATTATGGAGGCACAGCAGTGGTGTGATGACCCGGCAAATCGGAAAGAACTGATCCAGATTTGTTCAGGTCGTAATTATTTCAATGTTCCAGTGAATATATTGACGCCTCCTTATGAAGGAAAGTATTCCCTGGGGGATGGTCAACCAGACGTGAATGATTTCAAAGCGGGACCTTTGTACTGGAAAGATGATATCGGGAGTGTGTCCTATCCCTACAAGAGTCATGATCTGTGGTTTTTAACTGAAACCATCCGCTGGAACTTCCACAAAGGAGCAATTAAGGACATCGACACGGCAAGGAAGTTGGTAGACAAAGTGAACCGTGAGGACCTGTGGCGGGAAGCTGCAAAAGAGGCTGGCTTTGCGGCGGCAGATATTCCCACTGCAACGTCCCGGGGTGTTGAAAAATTCTTTGATGGTGTGACGTTTGATCCAGAAAAGCCGGAAGCTTACCTGTCAAGTTTGAAAATCAAGCGGGTTTAG
- the ntrB gene encoding nitrate ABC transporter permease — translation MVTNARNRTAGTNLFEPIRSLWKKNREDILLPVIGIIGFLFIWQVLSMSGLTKLPPPSSLLTDKNTRNLLFYPFMDRGGLDKGLFWQTWASLQRVIIGYTAAAIVGIGMGILVGTQPKVNKALDPIFQFLRMIAPLAWVPITLIALPNVQVAAIFVIFITSVWPILINTTVGVQQIPQDYKNVARVLKISPRKYFLKILIPSALPYIFTGLRIAIGLAWLAIIAAEIVMSGVVGIGFFIWDAYQQNYVSEVILAVFYIGAVGLLLDKFMAWLQARILPEEQR, via the coding sequence ATGGTTACCAATGCAAGAAACCGGACTGCGGGGACGAATTTGTTTGAGCCGATCCGATCGCTGTGGAAAAAGAATCGTGAGGATATTCTGCTACCTGTAATCGGAATTATTGGCTTTCTTTTCATCTGGCAGGTATTGTCGATGTCAGGGCTGACTAAGTTGCCGCCGCCCAGTTCGTTGCTAACTGATAAGAACACGCGCAACCTGTTGTTCTACCCCTTTATGGATCGGGGTGGGTTAGATAAAGGGTTGTTTTGGCAAACATGGGCGAGTTTGCAACGGGTGATAATCGGATATACTGCCGCAGCGATCGTGGGAATTGGTATGGGTATCCTGGTTGGCACCCAACCTAAAGTCAACAAAGCCCTCGATCCAATCTTTCAGTTTTTGCGAATGATTGCTCCGCTGGCATGGGTTCCAATTACCCTGATTGCATTACCCAATGTACAGGTGGCAGCAATTTTCGTTATCTTTATCACGTCAGTTTGGCCCATTTTGATTAACACCACTGTGGGTGTGCAGCAAATTCCTCAGGATTACAAAAATGTAGCGCGGGTATTGAAAATTTCACCGCGCAAGTACTTCCTCAAGATTTTGATTCCTTCTGCATTGCCCTATATTTTTACAGGTTTACGGATTGCGATCGGGTTAGCCTGGTTAGCGATTATTGCAGCTGAAATTGTGATGTCTGGGGTTGTAGGAATTGGGTTCTTTATTTGGGATGCCTATCAACAGAACTATGTTAGTGAAGTGATTTTGGCCGTGTTTTACATTGGTGCAGTGGGATTGCTGCTAGACAAGTTTATGGCTTGGTTGCAAGCAAGGATTTTGCCAGAAGAACAGCGTTAG
- a CDS encoding ABC transporter ATP-binding/substrate-binding protein (This model describes the ATP binding subunits of ATP-binding cassette (ABC) transporters for nitrate transport, or for bicarbonate transport, in bacteria and archaea.), with the protein MNTFVTVENLEKTFTLTGGDRYVALKGIDLEICQGEFISLIGHSGCGKSTLLNMIAGLDLPTEGMVILDGETIRRPGPDKMVVFQNYSLLPWLTVRENIALAVDEVLSHVSVEERRKIIEHHIDLVNLRHAADKPPAQLSGGMKQRVAIARALAIRPKVLLLDEPFGALDALTRGNLQEQLMRICEESHITAVMVTHDVDEALLLSDRIVMLTNGPESKIGQILEVDIPRPRKRLEVVNHPNYYSYRSEIIYFLNQQKRIKQLRARKKGAIARHGLEKINLEIGFVPLTACAPLAIAKEKGFFAHHGLDEINLVRESSWRGIQDGMAGGYLDAAQMPSGMPIWLTLGGMDNKPLPVVSALTLTRNGNAITLDKRFYDQGIHTLNDLKRMLLETPDNRHTFGMVHPASMHNLLLRYWLAAGGIDPDRDVSLTTIPPAQMIANLQAGNIDGYCVGEPWNVRAAVEKIGYTIATDLEIFPGHPGKVLGVREDWALAYPNTHIALVKALLEACRYCMDENNQEEIREILSRREYLSTGLEYIHLGDPNPLVCSIHPSPKEYAHHLFYGQGVNRPSRTEHLWMMTQMGRWGNTPFPRNWVEILERVCRVNVFSIAARELGLSDITYSRGAIQLFDGVAFNTEDPIAYLNSLEIKHDIYMAEVHL; encoded by the coding sequence ATGAACACTTTTGTTACTGTTGAAAACCTTGAGAAAACCTTCACCTTAACCGGTGGCGATCGCTATGTTGCTTTGAAAGGAATTGATTTAGAAATCTGTCAGGGTGAATTCATTTCGCTGATTGGTCACTCTGGTTGCGGTAAGTCAACGCTGTTGAATATGATCGCTGGTTTAGATTTGCCAACCGAGGGTATGGTTATCCTGGATGGTGAAACTATCCGCCGCCCCGGACCTGACAAAATGGTGGTGTTTCAAAATTATTCACTGCTGCCCTGGTTAACGGTGCGAGAAAATATTGCGCTGGCAGTGGATGAGGTTCTGTCCCATGTCAGTGTAGAGGAACGCCGCAAAATAATTGAACACCACATTGATTTGGTGAATTTGCGGCATGCTGCGGATAAGCCGCCTGCCCAGTTATCGGGGGGAATGAAACAGCGCGTGGCGATCGCCCGTGCGCTGGCAATTCGTCCCAAGGTTCTATTGTTAGATGAACCGTTTGGAGCGCTGGATGCATTGACACGAGGCAACCTTCAGGAGCAACTGATGCGCATCTGCGAGGAAAGCCACATTACGGCTGTGATGGTGACCCATGATGTGGATGAAGCGTTGTTGTTGTCCGATCGGATTGTGATGTTGACCAATGGTCCTGAGTCTAAAATTGGTCAGATTTTGGAGGTGGATATTCCCCGTCCGCGCAAGCGGTTGGAAGTGGTGAATCATCCCAACTATTACAGTTACCGAAGTGAAATTATCTACTTCCTCAACCAGCAGAAACGGATCAAGCAACTGCGGGCACGTAAGAAAGGCGCGATCGCCCGTCATGGTCTAGAGAAGATCAATCTAGAAATTGGATTTGTTCCCCTGACTGCCTGTGCGCCACTGGCGATCGCCAAGGAGAAAGGCTTTTTTGCCCATCACGGTTTAGATGAAATTAACCTGGTGCGGGAGTCAAGCTGGCGTGGGATTCAGGATGGGATGGCGGGGGGCTATTTAGACGCTGCCCAAATGCCATCGGGAATGCCCATCTGGTTAACTCTGGGCGGTATGGACAACAAACCGTTGCCCGTCGTCAGTGCCCTGACGCTAACCCGCAACGGCAATGCCATTACCCTGGACAAACGCTTTTACGACCAGGGTATCCACACCCTGAACGACCTGAAGCGAATGCTCCTGGAAACACCGGACAATCGGCACACCTTTGGGATGGTGCATCCCGCTTCCATGCACAACCTGCTCCTGCGTTACTGGCTCGCTGCGGGTGGGATTGATCCCGATCGGGATGTTTCTCTTACCACCATTCCCCCTGCCCAGATGATTGCCAATCTCCAGGCGGGAAATATTGACGGCTACTGCGTCGGTGAACCCTGGAATGTGCGGGCAGCGGTAGAAAAGATCGGCTACACGATCGCCACCGATCTGGAAATCTTCCCCGGCCATCCTGGCAAAGTCCTGGGGGTACGAGAAGATTGGGCACTTGCCTATCCCAACACCCACATTGCCCTGGTCAAAGCCCTGCTAGAAGCTTGCCGCTATTGCATGGATGAAAATAACCAGGAAGAGATCCGCGAAATTCTTTCCCGGCGGGAGTACCTCAGCACGGGTTTAGAGTATATCCACCTGGGTGATCCTAATCCGCTGGTTTGCAGCATTCATCCCTCACCCAAGGAGTATGCCCATCACCTGTTCTACGGGCAGGGTGTAAACCGTCCCAGTCGGACTGAGCATCTGTGGATGATGACCCAGATGGGACGCTGGGGAAATACTCCCTTTCCGCGTAATTGGGTGGAAATTTTAGAACGGGTCTGTCGCGTCAACGTGTTTAGTATTGCAGCACGGGAATTGGGATTAAGCGACATCACCTACAGCCGAGGAGCGATTCAGCTATTTGATGGGGTCGCGTTTAATACAGAAGATCCGATCGCCTATCTGAATAGCCTCGAGATCAAACATGACATCTACATGGCTGAAGTTCATTTGTAG
- a CDS encoding nitrate ABC transporter ATP-binding protein (This model describes the ATP binding subunits of ATP-binding cassette (ABC) transporters for nitrate transport, or for bicarbonate transport, in bacteria and archaea.) — MQTFSTTFTQPTQSDQVLDRNAFLVIDNVSKIYPTPTGSYTVLENVNLTVQEGEFICVIGHSGCGKTTLLNMVGGFSKPSLGTVTLHGKRITEPGPDRMVVFQGYALLPWLTAFENVYLAVDSVHPNKPTAEKNRIVREHLAMVGLSEAADKKPPQLSGGMKQRVAIARALSIRPEVLILDEPFGALDAITKEELQEELLKIWNDHRCTVLMITHDIDEALFLADRLVLMTNGPAANIGEILTIPFPRPRDRTRIMEDPEFYNLRNYALDYLYNRFAHDDVE, encoded by the coding sequence ATGCAAACCTTTAGCACGACATTCACCCAACCAACTCAATCCGATCAGGTTCTGGATCGGAATGCGTTTCTGGTTATTGATAATGTTTCTAAAATCTATCCCACCCCTACCGGGTCCTATACGGTTCTTGAAAACGTGAACCTGACTGTGCAGGAGGGAGAATTTATCTGTGTGATTGGTCACTCGGGTTGCGGTAAAACGACCCTGCTGAACATGGTGGGAGGCTTTTCTAAACCCAGCCTGGGAACCGTTACCCTGCATGGAAAAAGAATTACAGAACCCGGTCCAGACCGGATGGTGGTGTTTCAGGGCTATGCGTTGCTGCCCTGGTTGACTGCCTTTGAAAATGTTTATCTGGCGGTTGATTCGGTTCACCCCAATAAACCAACTGCGGAGAAAAATCGAATTGTTCGAGAACATCTGGCAATGGTGGGGTTGTCAGAAGCAGCAGACAAAAAGCCCCCTCAACTGTCTGGAGGGATGAAACAACGGGTGGCGATCGCCCGTGCCCTGTCCATTCGTCCTGAGGTACTGATTCTAGATGAACCCTTTGGCGCGCTCGATGCAATTACCAAAGAGGAACTCCAGGAAGAATTGTTGAAAATTTGGAATGATCATCGCTGCACCGTGTTGATGATCACCCATGACATTGATGAAGCGCTGTTTCTTGCCGATCGCCTGGTGTTGATGACCAATGGCCCCGCTGCCAACATTGGCGAAATTCTAACAATTCCTTTTCCACGTCCCCGCGATCGCACCCGGATTATGGAAGATCCAGAATTTTATAACCTGAGAAACTACGCCCTTGACTATCTCTACAATCGCTTTGCCCACGATGATGTGGAATGA
- a CDS encoding hemerythrin domain-containing protein yields the protein MAKAKTGDILSLIEIDHGEVEQLFEKIQKEKSAKKIQELFSQIYQELTLHARAEELVFYPAMREYEETEELIEEAEEEHNAAKILLEEMKQLGSDDEEFKTKLMHLIESVQHHVQEEEEEIFSAVRGSMEDEELQALGQEFQEAKAKVEPDVKTASPAAR from the coding sequence ATGGCTAAGGCAAAAACGGGGGATATATTATCCCTGATTGAAATAGACCACGGGGAAGTGGAACAACTGTTTGAGAAAATTCAAAAAGAGAAAAGCGCCAAGAAAATTCAGGAACTTTTCAGCCAGATTTATCAAGAGTTGACTTTGCACGCTCGGGCTGAAGAATTAGTTTTCTATCCTGCAATGCGGGAATATGAGGAAACCGAAGAACTAATCGAAGAAGCGGAAGAAGAGCACAATGCAGCCAAAATCTTGCTGGAAGAAATGAAACAGCTTGGATCGGACGATGAGGAATTCAAAACAAAGCTCATGCATTTGATTGAATCCGTTCAGCACCATGTCCAGGAGGAAGAGGAAGAAATTTTCTCTGCCGTTCGAGGAAGCATGGAAGATGAGGAGTTGCAAGCACTAGGGCAAGAGTTTCAGGAAGCAAAAGCCAAAGTGGAACCTGATGTAAAAACGGCATCCCCTGCGGCGAGATAG